Proteins from a single region of Sporosarcina sp. P33:
- the dnaX gene encoding DNA polymerase III subunit gamma/tau, with protein MQLIYQALYRAYRPQAFGEMSGQQAIKQTLQNTLLHQKTTHAYLFSGPRGTGKTSAAKIFAKALNCENGPAAEPCNECETCKSITEGSNTDVTEFDAASNSRVEEIRDIIERVHVAPSNARFKVYIIDEVHMLSNSAFNALLKTLEEPPAHVVFILATTEPHKLPLTIISRCQRFDFKPITASEIITRMEKVLADIEVKAEAGALRAIAQAATGGMRDALSMLDQAVSFSGDELTTDDALMVTGAIGEEIFYQLAQAIQSKDAGSALSLLHQLIAEGKDIGRLAEDMITFFRDLLLLGTAPELTDLLELISDGEKFKELAQEFHPDELYRNIDILSKTQQEMRFSNHGKVYIESALLKMIHSEEQRPVSAAAADPEMAQKLTVLEQTVRQLQQQLASGAVQQTAAEAQAPARRAASSASRSAKVPTGKIVEVLKAATKSDIQVIREQWAGMMQSLQRSHAALLEETEPVAASETAFVLKFKYEIHCLMASENATLQAGLSDALLQRTGKGYEVVYVAEESWLQVRADFIRKNGLGNQKDQNNSQTSNADQPASAFMEEATLEDADPLVTEAEKMFGKDFITIEE; from the coding sequence ATGCAGTTGATTTATCAAGCACTATACCGCGCTTACAGACCGCAGGCTTTCGGTGAAATGTCTGGTCAGCAGGCGATTAAGCAAACCCTGCAAAATACCCTTCTCCATCAGAAGACGACGCATGCCTATCTGTTCTCAGGACCCCGCGGAACAGGAAAGACAAGTGCGGCGAAAATTTTTGCAAAAGCACTGAACTGTGAAAATGGTCCCGCCGCGGAGCCTTGTAATGAATGTGAAACGTGTAAAAGTATCACCGAAGGCTCCAATACGGATGTGACAGAGTTTGACGCGGCTTCCAACTCGCGTGTGGAAGAGATCAGAGACATTATCGAGCGTGTTCATGTGGCTCCTTCCAATGCGCGTTTCAAAGTTTATATCATTGATGAAGTGCATATGCTTTCCAATTCGGCATTTAACGCATTGCTGAAAACACTGGAAGAACCGCCTGCGCATGTTGTATTCATCCTGGCAACGACGGAACCGCATAAACTGCCTCTTACTATTATTTCCAGGTGCCAGCGATTTGATTTCAAACCGATTACGGCTTCTGAAATCATTACGCGTATGGAAAAGGTGCTTGCTGATATTGAAGTCAAAGCAGAGGCCGGTGCATTGCGTGCAATTGCGCAGGCTGCAACCGGCGGAATGCGGGATGCACTCAGCATGCTTGACCAGGCAGTCTCGTTTAGCGGAGATGAACTGACGACAGATGATGCACTGATGGTGACCGGAGCAATCGGTGAAGAAATCTTTTATCAGCTGGCACAAGCGATCCAGTCGAAAGACGCCGGGTCAGCATTATCTTTACTGCATCAATTAATTGCAGAGGGAAAAGATATCGGAAGACTGGCGGAAGATATGATAACATTTTTCCGCGACCTGCTGCTTTTGGGAACGGCCCCAGAACTGACAGACCTGCTGGAATTGATTTCTGACGGGGAGAAGTTTAAAGAGCTCGCTCAGGAGTTCCATCCGGATGAACTGTACAGGAACATCGATATACTTTCTAAAACACAGCAAGAAATGCGTTTCTCCAATCACGGGAAAGTATATATCGAATCGGCTTTATTAAAAATGATTCATTCAGAAGAACAGCGGCCGGTATCCGCCGCTGCGGCTGACCCGGAAATGGCGCAGAAACTGACGGTGCTGGAACAGACGGTCAGACAGCTTCAGCAGCAGCTTGCATCAGGAGCCGTACAGCAAACCGCGGCGGAAGCCCAAGCACCTGCACGAAGAGCAGCGTCATCCGCTTCCAGGTCAGCGAAAGTGCCTACAGGCAAAATTGTGGAGGTACTGAAGGCGGCGACGAAGTCCGATATTCAAGTAATCCGTGAGCAGTGGGCAGGAATGATGCAAAGCTTGCAGCGTTCCCATGCTGCTTTATTGGAAGAGACCGAGCCGGTGGCGGCATCGGAGACGGCCTTCGTGCTGAAATTTAAGTATGAGATTCATTGCCTGATGGCATCAGAAAATGCTACATTACAAGCAGGCTTATCGGATGCGTTATTACAGCGCACAGGCAAAGGCTATGAAGTGGTATATGTAGCTGAAGAAAGCTGGCTGCAGGTCCGTGCCGATTTCATCAGGAAAAATGGATTGGGAAATCAGAAGGACCAAAATAATTCGCAGACATCAAACGCAGATCAGCCTGCTTCCGCATTTATGGAAGAAGCAACACTGGAAGATGCAGATCCCCTCGTAACAGAGGCGGAAAAAATGTTCGGGAAAGATTTTATTACTATAGAAGAGTAA
- a CDS encoding YbaB/EbfC family nucleoid-associated protein: protein MRGMGNMQGMMKQMQKMQKKMAEAQESLGEERMEGTAGGGMVKVIVSGHKEVLEVIIDPEAVDPEDVEILQDLIVIATNEAISKAEEITNSTMGQFTKGMNLPGMF, encoded by the coding sequence ATGCGTGGAATGGGAAATATGCAAGGCATGATGAAACAGATGCAGAAAATGCAAAAGAAGATGGCAGAAGCTCAGGAAAGCTTAGGCGAAGAAAGAATGGAAGGTACAGCGGGCGGCGGTATGGTAAAAGTAATCGTATCGGGCCATAAAGAAGTGCTGGAAGTTATTATCGATCCGGAAGCAGTAGACCCGGAAGACGTAGAAATTCTACAAGACTTAATTGTTATCGCTACAAATGAAGCCATTTCAAAAGCAGAAGAGATCACGAACTCCACTATGGGCCAATTCACCAAAGGAATGAACTTGCCTGGGATGTTCTAG
- the recR gene encoding recombination mediator RecR gives MHYPEPISKLMDSFMKLPGIGPKTAGRLAFFVLSMKEDTVLDFAKALVDAKRNLQFCSVCGHITDIDPCYICQDQSRDRSTICVVQDPKDVIAMEKMRDYRGLYHVLQGAISPMDGIGPEDINVPSLLTRLQDDEVQELILATNPTIEGEATAMYISRLVRPSGITTTRIAHGLPVGGDLEYADEVTLSRALEGRREL, from the coding sequence ATGCATTATCCTGAACCTATATCTAAATTAATGGACAGTTTTATGAAATTGCCAGGCATCGGCCCCAAAACAGCGGGTCGTCTGGCGTTTTTTGTATTAAGTATGAAGGAAGACACCGTGCTGGACTTTGCCAAAGCATTGGTCGATGCAAAGCGTAACTTGCAATTCTGTTCAGTCTGCGGCCATATTACGGATATCGATCCGTGCTATATCTGCCAAGACCAATCAAGGGACCGCTCGACTATCTGTGTCGTGCAAGATCCAAAAGACGTCATTGCCATGGAGAAAATGAGAGATTACCGGGGACTGTACCATGTGCTCCAAGGCGCCATCTCGCCGATGGACGGCATTGGGCCGGAGGACATCAATGTTCCCTCTTTGCTGACAAGACTGCAAGACGATGAAGTGCAGGAATTAATTCTGGCAACGAACCCTACTATAGAAGGGGAAGCAACAGCAATGTACATTTCAAGGCTGGTAAGGCCGTCTGGAATCACAACAACACGGATCGCACACGGCTTGCCTGTCGGCGGGGACTTGGAATATGCAGATGAAGTTACCTTGTCCAGAGCACTGGAAGGCCGCCGGGAATTATAA
- a CDS encoding pro-sigmaK processing inhibitor BofA family protein: MRILVIAVLGVVSLLLLKMNRTTLEKNMERLSVFWFRLAFAFFILFLMNIAGGFIGIYVPVNIASGVILAILGVPGFAALCGFAILF; encoded by the coding sequence GTGAGAATTTTAGTAATAGCCGTATTAGGAGTCGTTTCATTATTGTTGCTGAAGATGAACAGAACTACTTTGGAGAAAAACATGGAGCGCTTATCGGTCTTTTGGTTTCGATTAGCTTTTGCGTTTTTCATTCTCTTCTTAATGAACATAGCAGGCGGATTTATTGGAATCTACGTACCTGTTAATATTGCTTCCGGCGTAATTCTCGCCATACTGGGAGTCCCTGGATTTGCAGCACTATGCGGTTTTGCCATTCTTTTTTAA